A genomic stretch from Photobacterium atrarenae includes:
- the gspE gene encoding type II secretion system ATPase GspE, translated as MDTERTFGEIQPLFRLPFSFARRHRVVLESDEQGRTLFYCGALSAPVLAEIRRVSGGGFTPQALDDKAFEQKLTEAYQRDSSEARQLMEDLGSDSDDFFSLAEELPETEDLLESEDDAPIIKLINAMLAEAIKEAASDIHIETFEKVLSIRFRVDGVLREVLQPSRKLAPLLVSRIKVMARLDIAEKRVPQDGRISLRIGGRAVDVRVSTMPSSHGERVVLRLLDKNATRLDLHSLGMTPGNHENFQRIIQRPHGIILVTGPTGSGKSTTLYAGLQELNGKERNILTVEDPIEFDIDGIGQTQVNTKVDMTFARGLRAILRQDPDVVMVGEIRDLETASIAVQASLTGHMVLSTLHTNTAVGAITRLRDMGIEPFLISSSLLGVLAQRLVRTLCKSCREPYEADAEQKKLFGLRADEPLTLYRAVGCEACNHKGYRGRTGIHELLLVDDNVQELIHAEVGEMAIEKAIRGHTPSIRDDGLTKVRAGVTTLEEVMRVTREGG; from the coding sequence ATGGATACGGAGCGAACCTTTGGCGAGATCCAGCCGCTGTTCCGGTTGCCCTTCTCTTTTGCCCGGCGCCACCGGGTGGTGCTGGAGTCGGATGAGCAGGGCCGGACGCTGTTTTATTGCGGCGCTCTGAGTGCGCCGGTACTGGCGGAAATTCGCCGGGTCAGTGGCGGCGGGTTTACCCCGCAGGCGCTGGATGACAAGGCTTTTGAGCAGAAACTGACCGAGGCCTATCAGCGTGACTCGTCTGAAGCGCGTCAGCTGATGGAAGATTTGGGCTCGGACAGTGATGATTTCTTCTCCCTGGCCGAGGAGCTGCCGGAGACCGAAGATCTACTCGAATCGGAAGACGACGCGCCAATCATCAAACTGATTAACGCCATGCTGGCCGAAGCGATCAAAGAAGCCGCGTCGGATATTCATATCGAAACCTTCGAGAAAGTGCTGTCGATCCGCTTCCGGGTCGACGGAGTGCTGCGTGAAGTCCTGCAGCCGAGCCGCAAGCTGGCACCATTGCTGGTGTCGCGGATCAAGGTCATGGCACGGCTGGATATTGCCGAGAAGCGGGTGCCGCAGGATGGTCGGATTTCCCTGCGCATCGGCGGTCGGGCGGTGGATGTGCGGGTTTCGACCATGCCGTCATCGCACGGTGAGCGGGTGGTACTGCGCCTGCTTGATAAGAATGCAACCCGGCTGGATCTCCACAGCCTGGGGATGACGCCGGGCAACCACGAGAATTTTCAGCGAATCATTCAGCGCCCGCACGGGATCATCCTGGTCACCGGTCCGACCGGCTCGGGGAAATCGACCACCCTGTATGCCGGTCTGCAGGAACTCAACGGCAAAGAGCGCAATATTCTGACCGTTGAAGATCCAATCGAATTTGATATTGACGGCATCGGCCAGACCCAGGTCAACACCAAAGTGGATATGACTTTTGCCCGGGGTCTGCGAGCGATCCTGCGTCAGGATCCGGATGTGGTGATGGTCGGGGAAATCCGGGATCTGGAAACCGCCTCGATAGCTGTCCAGGCCTCGCTAACCGGCCACATGGTGCTGTCGACCCTGCACACCAACACTGCAGTCGGCGCGATCACCCGATTGCGCGACATGGGCATTGAGCCGTTCCTGATTTCCTCTTCGTTGCTGGGCGTACTGGCCCAGCGCCTGGTGCGTACCTTGTGTAAGTCGTGCCGCGAGCCGTATGAAGCCGATGCCGAGCAGAAGAAGTTGTTCGGTTTGCGAGCCGACGAGCCGCTGACCCTGTACCGGGCGGTGGGGTGTGAAGCCTGTAACCACAAGGGTTACCGCGGACGAACCGGGATCCATGAGCTGTTGCTGGTGGATGACAATGTGCAGGAGTTGATCCATGCCGAAGTCGGGGAAATGGCGATCGAGAAAGCCATTCGTGGCCATACCCCGAGTATTCGCGACGACGGCCTGACCAAAGTCCGCGCCGGTGTGACCACGCTGGAAGAAGTGATGCGTGTCACCAGAGAGGGGGGATAA
- the gspD gene encoding type II secretion system secretin GspD — protein sequence MKKWIGKSALWLAGSLLCSSALANEFSASFKGTDIQEFINIVGRNLQKTIIVDPAVRGQVNVRSYDLLNDEQYYQFFLNVLEVYGFAVVEMDNGVLKVIRDKDAKISAIPVVGAKDRVQGDEVVTRVIAVRNVSVRELSPLLRQLNDNAGAGNVVHYDPANIIMITGRAAVVGRLAEIIERVDRAGDKEIDVVELNNASAAEMVRIVEALNKSADAKSTPQFLQPKLVADERTNAVLLSGDPQVRNRLKRLIRQLDKEMATSGNNRVIYLKYANAEDMVEVLKGVSENLQAEKQGGSKNRPAGGINSEVMISAHIDTNALILTAPPDIMRALENIIAQLDIRRAQVLIEAMIVELSEGDGVNFGVQWGSLDGGVVQFGNSGVPISQFAIGLEEAEDVPGSTTITGAGDNQVITTTPDTKGDFSTLGGVLSGVNGAALGIVMGDWTALVNAVASDRNSNILSSPSITVMDNGEASFIVGEEVPVVTGSTSSSNNDNPFQTVERKEVGIKLNVTPQINEGDSVQLKIEQEVSSVLGAEGAVDVRFSKRQLTTSVLVQDGQMIALGGLIQEQVDESEQKIPLLGDIPILGHLFKSTNTTKAKTNLMVFIKPTIIRDGVTADGITQRKYNYIRAEQLYRADKGLRLMPDTQTPVLPKYGEDISLPPEVRAFVAQLETQ from the coding sequence GTGAAAAAATGGATAGGGAAAAGTGCCCTGTGGCTGGCCGGAAGTTTGCTGTGCAGCTCAGCACTTGCCAATGAATTCAGCGCCAGTTTCAAAGGAACGGATATTCAGGAATTCATTAATATAGTCGGGCGCAACTTGCAGAAAACCATCATTGTCGATCCGGCAGTACGCGGCCAGGTGAATGTGCGTAGTTATGATTTGCTTAATGATGAGCAGTACTACCAGTTTTTCCTGAATGTTCTGGAGGTGTACGGTTTTGCCGTGGTCGAAATGGACAACGGCGTGTTGAAGGTGATCCGTGATAAAGACGCTAAAATCTCAGCCATTCCTGTCGTCGGTGCCAAAGATCGCGTGCAGGGCGATGAGGTGGTGACCCGGGTGATCGCGGTGCGCAATGTGTCGGTGCGTGAGCTGTCACCGTTGCTGCGCCAGCTTAACGATAATGCCGGGGCAGGGAACGTGGTGCACTACGATCCGGCCAACATTATTATGATCACCGGCCGGGCAGCGGTCGTGGGTCGCCTGGCGGAGATTATCGAGCGGGTCGATCGCGCCGGTGATAAGGAAATTGATGTCGTTGAACTCAACAACGCATCAGCAGCCGAAATGGTGCGCATTGTCGAAGCGCTGAATAAGTCGGCCGATGCCAAATCAACGCCTCAGTTCCTGCAGCCGAAACTAGTGGCTGATGAGCGGACCAATGCGGTGCTGCTGTCGGGAGATCCCCAGGTCCGTAATCGCCTCAAACGCCTGATCCGCCAACTGGACAAGGAAATGGCAACCTCGGGCAACAACCGGGTGATCTACCTCAAGTACGCTAACGCCGAAGACATGGTTGAGGTGCTCAAGGGGGTTTCCGAGAACTTGCAGGCCGAGAAACAGGGCGGCAGCAAGAATCGTCCTGCCGGGGGCATCAATTCAGAGGTGATGATCTCTGCGCACATCGATACCAACGCCCTGATCCTGACTGCGCCGCCCGATATTATGCGCGCACTGGAAAACATCATTGCCCAGCTGGATATTCGCCGTGCCCAGGTACTGATTGAAGCGATGATTGTTGAGCTGTCCGAAGGCGACGGCGTCAACTTCGGGGTGCAGTGGGGCTCGCTTGATGGCGGTGTGGTCCAGTTCGGCAACTCCGGGGTCCCGATCAGCCAGTTCGCGATTGGCCTGGAAGAGGCGGAAGATGTGCCGGGTTCGACCACAATTACCGGTGCCGGTGATAATCAAGTGATAACCACAACCCCTGATACAAAAGGTGATTTCTCGACGTTGGGTGGTGTCCTGAGCGGCGTCAATGGTGCGGCGCTCGGCATCGTAATGGGGGACTGGACCGCATTGGTCAATGCCGTGGCCTCGGATCGCAACTCCAATATTCTCTCCTCGCCGAGTATTACCGTGATGGATAACGGCGAAGCCTCGTTCATTGTCGGTGAAGAGGTACCGGTGGTGACCGGTTCGACGTCCAGCTCCAATAACGACAATCCGTTCCAGACGGTCGAGCGTAAGGAAGTGGGGATCAAGCTCAATGTGACGCCGCAGATCAACGAAGGGGACTCGGTGCAGCTGAAAATTGAGCAGGAAGTCTCGAGTGTGTTGGGGGCCGAAGGGGCAGTGGACGTGCGTTTTTCCAAACGCCAGCTGACCACCTCGGTGTTGGTCCAGGATGGCCAGATGATTGCCCTGGGCGGTCTGATCCAGGAGCAGGTGGATGAAAGCGAGCAGAAAATTCCGTTGCTGGGGGACATCCCGATCCTGGGTCACCTGTTCAAATCAACCAATACCACCAAGGCGAAGACCAATCTGATGGTGTTTATTAAGCCGACCATTATTCGCGATGGCGTGACGGCCGATGGCATTACCCAGCGTAAGTACAACTATATCCGGGCTGAGCAACTCTACCGCGCAGATAAGGGGTTGCGTCTGATGCCGGATACCCAGACCCCGGTGCTGCCGAAATACGGTGAAGATATTTCGCTGCCGCCGGAAGTGCGTGCCTTTGTGGCGCAGCTGGAGACGCAGTAA
- the gspC gene encoding type II secretion system protein GspC, with protein MVAANWLEMLQAKRPMSVKTLTRIATWLLVVMLAWLLGRLVWSLLQPTAGPATWQAKTVAVSPANRDGFQVSDVLGMHLFGRYQQNAPVVKKKPVAQDAPETRLNLTLVGVVASTEPGTSLAVIANRGRQNTYGLNEAIEGTRATLQAVYVDRVIIRNSGRDETLMLDGMKFSKSQPQPQPSAAANSQPAAVAGDLGRIKQEILEKPQNLFSYIRLSQVKKDDELVGYRVNPGKERALFDAVGLQPNDLAVSLNGNDLTDPAVMARLWTELSEATEFMLTVEREGQLHDIYIELR; from the coding sequence ATGGTTGCAGCAAATTGGTTGGAAATGCTTCAGGCGAAGCGACCGATGTCAGTGAAAACACTGACCCGTATAGCCACCTGGCTGCTGGTCGTGATGTTGGCATGGCTCTTAGGTCGGTTGGTGTGGTCTTTACTCCAGCCGACGGCCGGGCCTGCGACTTGGCAGGCAAAAACGGTGGCCGTTTCCCCTGCGAACCGGGATGGTTTTCAGGTGTCGGACGTATTAGGGATGCACCTGTTTGGTCGCTATCAGCAAAACGCGCCGGTAGTGAAAAAGAAACCCGTGGCTCAGGATGCCCCGGAGACCCGGCTGAACCTGACGCTGGTGGGGGTGGTTGCCAGTACCGAACCGGGCACGAGTCTGGCCGTGATTGCCAATCGGGGCCGACAGAATACCTATGGGTTGAATGAGGCCATCGAGGGAACCCGGGCAACCTTGCAGGCGGTGTATGTTGATCGGGTGATTATTCGCAACAGCGGCCGGGATGAAACCCTGATGCTCGATGGCATGAAGTTCAGCAAATCTCAGCCGCAGCCCCAGCCGAGTGCTGCAGCCAACTCCCAGCCTGCTGCGGTTGCCGGTGATTTAGGGCGGATTAAGCAGGAGATTCTGGAAAAACCCCAGAATCTGTTTAGCTACATTCGCCTGTCTCAGGTGAAAAAGGACGACGAGCTGGTGGGCTACCGGGTCAATCCGGGGAAAGAGCGTGCGCTGTTTGATGCGGTTGGTCTGCAGCCCAATGACTTGGCGGTCAGCCTCAACGGCAACGATTTAACGGATCCGGCCGTGATGGCCCGGCTGTGGACGGAACTGTCTGAGGCCACCGAATTTATGTTGACGGTCGAGCGGGAAGGCCAGTTACACGATATTTATATTGAGTTGCGCTAG
- the hslR gene encoding ribosome-associated heat shock protein Hsp15: MGQQTPDSDTLQVRLDKWLWAARFYKTRSIARNMIEGGKVHYNGQRSKPSKLVEVGAEVRLRQGNDEKTITIMKLSGTRRGAPEAQTLYQETAQSIEQREAHAQMRKLNAFHNPSPDKRPDKKQRRDIIKFKSSN, from the coding sequence ATGGGCCAGCAAACGCCTGATTCAGACACTCTCCAGGTCCGTCTTGATAAGTGGCTCTGGGCCGCCCGGTTTTACAAAACCCGCTCGATTGCCCGCAATATGATCGAAGGTGGCAAGGTCCACTATAACGGCCAACGCTCCAAACCAAGCAAACTGGTTGAAGTTGGCGCCGAAGTCCGACTGCGACAAGGCAATGATGAAAAAACCATCACCATCATGAAATTGTCCGGTACCCGCCGGGGCGCCCCGGAAGCACAAACCCTTTACCAGGAAACGGCACAGAGCATCGAGCAACGCGAAGCCCATGCCCAAATGCGTAAACTCAATGCCTTCCACAACCCGAGTCCTGACAAGCGTCCTGATAAAAAACAGCGACGCGATATAATTAAGTTTAAAAGCAGTAACTGA
- the hslO gene encoding Hsp33 family molecular chaperone HslO, which translates to MTNDSLYRYLFDGVSVRGELVQLSDTYQQIISSKEYPAPVQHLLGELLVATSLLTATLKFEGSITVQLQGNGPVKLAVINGDHNQQMRGVARWDGDVQAGTITDLIGKGHLVITITPNQGERYQGVVGLEGNSLAACLENYFASSEQLKTRIWLRTGEIDGQAKAAGMLLQILPDGQGHENDFEHLEQLTETVKNDELFTLPAQDVLYRLYHQETVKLFDPQDVSFHCGCSRERSASAICSIERDEVERIVAEEGQIALHCDYCGTSYAFDSVDVAALFENAATNGSNQVH; encoded by the coding sequence ATGACAAACGATAGTCTGTACCGTTACCTGTTTGACGGTGTATCTGTACGTGGTGAGCTTGTTCAGCTGAGCGACACCTATCAGCAAATCATTTCCAGCAAGGAATACCCGGCACCGGTACAACACCTGCTGGGCGAGCTGCTTGTCGCCACCAGCCTGCTAACCGCGACCCTGAAGTTTGAAGGGTCGATCACCGTGCAACTACAAGGCAACGGTCCGGTAAAGCTGGCCGTGATCAACGGCGACCATAACCAGCAGATGCGCGGTGTCGCCCGCTGGGATGGCGACGTCCAGGCCGGGACTATCACCGACCTGATTGGCAAGGGCCACCTGGTGATCACCATCACCCCGAACCAGGGTGAGCGCTACCAGGGCGTCGTCGGCCTCGAAGGCAACAGCCTGGCGGCCTGCCTGGAAAACTACTTTGCCAGCTCCGAACAGCTGAAAACCCGCATCTGGCTGCGCACCGGTGAAATTGACGGCCAGGCCAAAGCCGCCGGGATGCTACTGCAGATCCTGCCGGACGGCCAGGGCCATGAGAATGACTTCGAGCACCTGGAGCAATTGACCGAAACCGTCAAGAACGACGAGCTGTTTACCCTGCCGGCCCAGGATGTGCTGTACCGCTTGTACCACCAGGAGACCGTGAAGCTGTTTGATCCGCAGGACGTCTCTTTCCACTGCGGCTGCTCCCGTGAGCGCAGCGCCTCGGCGATTTGCTCCATTGAGCGTGACGAAGTCGAGCGTATTGTGGCCGAGGAAGGCCAAATTGCCCTGCACTGTGACTACTGTGGTACCAGCTATGCGTTTGACAGCGTCGATGTCGCGGCTCTGTTCGAAAATGCCGCCACAAACGGTTCAAATCAGGTCCATTAA
- the pckA gene encoding phosphoenolpyruvate carboxykinase (ATP), translated as MSVMNVDKKVAKNMDLSQYGISNVTEILRNPSYEQLFEEETKPGLEGYEKGIVTELGAVAVDTGIFTGRSPKDKFIVKDDTTKDTLWWADQGQNDNKAIDQAVWNDLKDLVTEQLSGKRLFVIDGYCGANPDTRLCIRVITEVAWQAHFVKNMFIRPSEEELATFEPDFVVMNGAKCTNHKWKEHGLNSENFTVFNLTEKMQLIGGTWYGGEMKKGMFAMMNYFLPLQDIASMHCSANMGKDGDVAVFFGLSGTGKTTLSTDPKRALIGDDEHGWDDHGVFNFEGGCYAKTINLSKEAEPDIYNAIRRDALLENVTVRSDGAIDFDDNSKTENTRVSYPIYHIENIVKPVSKGGHANKVIFLSADAFGVLPPVSKLTPEQTKYHFLSGFTAKLAGTERGITEPTPTFSACFGNAFLTLHPTKYAEVLVKRMEAAGAEAYLVNTGWNGTGKRISIQDTRGIIDAILDGSIEQADTKQIPVFNLEVPTSLPGVDPNILDPRDTYTDPLQWESKAKDLAERFINNFDKYTDNEEGAALVAAGPQLD; from the coding sequence ATGAGCGTCATGAACGTCGATAAGAAGGTTGCAAAAAATATGGATCTGTCTCAATACGGTATCAGCAATGTTACTGAGATTCTTCGCAACCCGTCTTACGAGCAGCTGTTCGAAGAAGAGACCAAGCCAGGACTGGAAGGTTACGAAAAAGGGATTGTTACGGAGCTGGGCGCCGTTGCCGTCGACACCGGCATCTTTACCGGCCGCTCACCGAAAGATAAATTCATCGTCAAAGACGACACCACCAAAGATACCCTATGGTGGGCCGATCAGGGCCAAAACGATAACAAAGCCATTGATCAAGCCGTCTGGAACGATCTGAAAGATCTAGTCACCGAGCAGCTGTCCGGCAAGCGCCTGTTTGTCATTGACGGCTACTGCGGTGCCAACCCGGATACCCGCCTGTGCATCCGGGTGATCACCGAAGTCGCCTGGCAGGCGCATTTCGTGAAAAACATGTTCATCCGCCCAAGCGAAGAAGAGCTGGCAACCTTCGAGCCGGATTTCGTGGTGATGAACGGCGCCAAGTGCACCAACCACAAGTGGAAAGAGCACGGCCTGAACTCAGAAAACTTCACCGTATTCAACCTGACCGAGAAAATGCAACTGATCGGCGGCACCTGGTACGGCGGCGAAATGAAGAAAGGCATGTTCGCGATGATGAACTACTTCCTGCCGCTGCAGGATATCGCCTCAATGCACTGCTCTGCCAACATGGGCAAAGACGGCGACGTTGCTGTGTTCTTCGGCCTGTCCGGCACAGGTAAAACCACCCTGTCGACCGATCCGAAACGTGCCCTTATTGGTGATGACGAGCACGGCTGGGACGATCACGGGGTGTTCAACTTCGAAGGCGGCTGCTACGCCAAAACCATCAACCTGTCAAAAGAAGCCGAGCCGGATATCTACAACGCGATTCGTCGTGACGCACTGCTGGAAAACGTTACCGTGCGCAGTGACGGTGCCATCGATTTCGACGATAACTCGAAAACCGAAAACACCCGCGTCTCCTACCCGATCTACCACATCGAGAATATCGTCAAGCCTGTTTCCAAAGGCGGTCATGCCAACAAGGTGATCTTCCTGTCGGCCGATGCCTTCGGTGTACTGCCACCGGTCTCTAAGCTGACGCCAGAACAAACCAAGTACCACTTCCTGTCTGGCTTTACCGCCAAACTGGCCGGGACTGAGCGCGGCATCACCGAGCCGACGCCTACCTTCTCAGCCTGTTTCGGTAACGCTTTCCTGACCCTGCACCCGACCAAATACGCGGAAGTCCTGGTCAAGCGCATGGAAGCGGCGGGCGCGGAAGCTTACCTGGTCAACACCGGCTGGAACGGCACCGGCAAGCGGATCTCCATCCAGGATACCCGCGGCATTATCGATGCCATCTTAGATGGCTCCATCGAACAGGCCGACACCAAACAGATCCCGGTCTTTAACCTGGAAGTCCCGACATCGCTGCCAGGTGTGGATCCAAACATCCTGGACCCTCGCGATACCTACACCGATCCACTGCAGTGGGAAAGCAAAGCGAAAGATCTGGCCGAGCGCTTTATCAACAACTTTGACAAGTACACCGACAATGAAGAAGGTGCCGCACTGGTTGCAGCTGGTCCACAGCTTGACTAA
- a CDS encoding AsmA family protein, which translates to MRLAGKLIATFIIISLLATTILLALLHTRHAAPLIDRLVNAFTPYHINTTTVRYHILKPWHLRLDELNIRLPAADAQPPEPITIARLELWFNPRHLLRPGWSFDTVLIDGLTLSSAAPLQTLPAIEATRLALTNFNWRSEDLTLANSKLQLNHWQSSPSASSYTYQGDVRLAADTIQWQQQTLENVLIDGQRDGEHWTLYGFSFRWHQANISGQAEYQPGPEARPLWRIRQLSLAGLNLQEPTLATWLSTRWHQYLSEAQPDISVERLDVLHSSLELPGLVLNSANLSLRDWHLDGGGLPAALWQQQEATLSLDADSLRWQDLVLDTPLAELAFRPQQVQLTGLSTKLLGGYLTTDGTLTPDTLALNQFTARNIQWELPRNWTDRLRHLSAPLSNISVQELKIGYTALTAPDPRWPFHLNGLNVSGYELQLKRRGQPGLWQGSLTASASSAGLNGVPVTESMLKMTSQAGQWQLERLTLSFEQGLMEAQGQMALVQEGMPWQLQLSSDSLPATVLPRWLQLPLMVDGMLDVTLNAQGLGQHATGLAYSLAGELNATLRQLRLNRQTTAQLWQQWQQPSPTWYAASQSPGTPSPQDSAAGSEKARKAAQQTELLQISPIRLQADRGRIQIQPIDIKGGSWSATLGGRWDLARPDAQQLELNAEQGCERLQRRWQGDQQSVSHTSCGNNI; encoded by the coding sequence ATGCGTCTGGCCGGGAAGCTCATTGCAACTTTTATCATTATCAGCCTGCTGGCAACCACCATCCTGCTGGCGCTGCTGCACACCCGCCATGCCGCGCCCCTGATCGACCGCCTCGTCAACGCTTTCACCCCGTATCACATCAATACCACCACGGTGCGCTATCACATCCTGAAACCCTGGCACCTGCGGCTCGACGAGCTGAACATCCGACTTCCTGCCGCCGACGCACAGCCCCCCGAGCCGATCACCATTGCCCGCCTCGAGCTCTGGTTCAATCCCAGGCACCTGTTACGGCCGGGCTGGTCGTTCGACACGGTCTTGATTGACGGCCTCACACTCAGCAGCGCTGCGCCCCTGCAGACACTTCCGGCGATTGAAGCCACCCGCCTGGCCCTGACCAATTTCAACTGGCGCAGCGAAGACCTGACGTTGGCCAACAGCAAGCTCCAGCTCAACCACTGGCAAAGCAGCCCATCGGCCTCCTCGTACACCTACCAGGGCGACGTCCGGCTGGCCGCTGATACGATCCAGTGGCAGCAGCAAACGCTGGAGAATGTGCTGATCGACGGTCAGCGTGACGGAGAGCACTGGACACTCTACGGCTTTTCGTTTCGCTGGCACCAGGCCAATATCAGCGGCCAGGCAGAATACCAACCCGGCCCCGAGGCCCGACCGCTGTGGCGGATCCGCCAGCTCAGCCTGGCTGGCCTGAACCTGCAAGAGCCAACGCTGGCTACCTGGCTCAGCACCCGGTGGCACCAGTACCTGAGCGAGGCACAACCCGACATCTCGGTCGAGCGGCTGGATGTCCTCCACAGCAGTCTCGAGCTGCCGGGGCTGGTCCTCAACAGCGCCAACCTCTCCCTGCGCGACTGGCATCTTGATGGTGGCGGTTTACCTGCAGCGCTCTGGCAACAGCAGGAAGCCACATTGTCATTAGATGCCGACAGCCTGCGCTGGCAGGATCTTGTGCTGGACACACCGCTGGCCGAGCTGGCCTTTCGCCCGCAGCAAGTCCAGCTCACCGGCTTGTCCACCAAACTGCTGGGCGGCTATCTCACCACCGACGGAACCCTGACGCCTGATACCCTGGCCCTCAACCAGTTCACCGCCCGCAACATTCAGTGGGAATTACCACGCAACTGGACAGATCGGTTGCGCCACCTGAGCGCCCCGCTGAGTAATATCAGTGTACAGGAGCTCAAGATCGGCTATACCGCCCTCACCGCACCGGATCCCCGCTGGCCATTTCACCTCAACGGGCTCAATGTCAGCGGCTATGAGCTGCAGCTGAAACGCCGGGGACAACCTGGTTTATGGCAGGGGAGCCTGACGGCCAGCGCCAGCAGCGCCGGACTCAACGGGGTACCGGTTACCGAATCAATGCTGAAAATGACCAGCCAAGCCGGGCAATGGCAGTTGGAGCGGCTGACCCTGTCATTTGAGCAAGGCTTGATGGAAGCACAGGGGCAGATGGCCCTGGTACAGGAAGGGATGCCATGGCAGTTACAACTGAGCAGCGACAGCCTGCCGGCCACCGTGCTACCGCGCTGGTTACAGCTCCCGCTCATGGTCGACGGTATGCTGGATGTGACGCTCAACGCCCAAGGGTTAGGCCAGCATGCAACCGGCCTGGCCTATAGCCTGGCAGGCGAGTTGAACGCTACGCTGCGCCAGCTCCGGCTGAACCGGCAAACGACAGCCCAGCTCTGGCAGCAGTGGCAACAGCCGTCACCGACCTGGTATGCTGCGTCTCAATCCCCCGGCACACCGAGCCCTCAAGACTCAGCGGCCGGATCAGAAAAGGCCCGCAAGGCAGCGCAACAGACGGAACTGTTACAAATCAGCCCGATCCGGCTCCAGGCCGATCGCGGCCGGATCCAGATCCAGCCAATCGATATCAAGGGAGGAAGCTGGTCTGCCACGCTGGGCGGTCGGTGGGATCTGGCCCGGCCCGATGCCCAGCAGCTGGAACTCAATGCCGAGCAGGGCTGTGAGCGCCTGCAGCGGCGCTGGCAGGGGGATCAACAATCGGTGTCGCACACTTCCTGCGGCAATAACATATAG
- a CDS encoding bifunctional GNAT family N-acetyltransferase/hotdog fold thioesterase: MFRLITPATDGELTQYYDFRWRMLREPWHMPVGSERDAYDELSHHRMIVADSGEPIAVGRLYMTPDNEGQVRYMAVHPDYRHKGMGALVLMALESLARQEGAKRLVCNAREDAISFYARNGFVNQGELSEERGPVRHQQMVKPLKPLNEVVRNPDWCQALQELWQYQIPISDKMGITISQYTGYRFEVSARLNANLNPSQSMFAGSIFTMATLAGWGFVWMLLKERKLQADIVLADSKIRYTAPVKERPRALAGVESLRGDLDRLAGGRKGRVVVDVEIYSGEQQAATFTGTYMLLPQEVCDTDC, translated from the coding sequence ATGTTTCGATTGATCACCCCGGCGACGGACGGGGAGCTGACACAGTATTATGATTTTCGCTGGCGGATGCTGCGCGAGCCCTGGCACATGCCGGTCGGCTCGGAGCGTGATGCCTATGATGAACTCAGCCACCACCGGATGATCGTGGCAGATAGCGGGGAGCCGATTGCAGTGGGCCGACTGTATATGACCCCGGATAACGAAGGGCAGGTCCGGTATATGGCGGTCCATCCTGATTACCGTCACAAAGGGATGGGGGCGCTGGTGCTGATGGCACTGGAGTCGCTGGCGCGCCAGGAAGGGGCGAAACGTCTGGTGTGTAATGCGCGAGAAGACGCTATTTCTTTCTATGCCCGCAACGGCTTTGTCAATCAGGGGGAGCTGAGCGAAGAGCGTGGTCCGGTCCGCCACCAGCAGATGGTCAAGCCCCTCAAACCACTCAATGAAGTGGTGCGTAACCCGGACTGGTGCCAGGCGCTGCAGGAGCTGTGGCAGTACCAGATCCCGATTAGTGATAAGATGGGGATCACCATCAGTCAGTATACCGGCTACCGGTTTGAAGTCAGCGCCCGCCTCAATGCCAACCTCAATCCCAGCCAGAGCATGTTTGCCGGCAGTATTTTCACCATGGCGACCCTGGCCGGCTGGGGCTTTGTCTGGATGCTGCTTAAAGAGCGTAAGCTACAGGCGGATATCGTGCTGGCGGATAGCAAAATCCGCTACACAGCTCCGGTGAAAGAACGTCCCCGGGCTCTGGCTGGGGTCGAAAGCCTGCGTGGCGATCTCGATCGCCTGGCCGGTGGCCGCAAAGGCCGGGTGGTGGTCGATGTGGAGATCTATAGTGGCGAGCAGCAGGCGGCAACCTTTACCGGCACCTATATGTTATTGCCGCAGGAAGTGTGCGACACCGATTGTTGA
- the dtd gene encoding D-aminoacyl-tRNA deacylase produces the protein MIALIQRVSEASVTVDGQTTGTIGKGLLVLLGVEKGDDEAKAQRLRDKVLGYRVFEDDAGKMNLNVQQAGGSVLVVSQFTLAADTKSGMRPSFSVGAAPADAERLYNYFIECCKAKEIHTQTGVFAADMKVALLNDGPVTFWLQV, from the coding sequence ATGATTGCGCTGATCCAGCGAGTAAGTGAAGCCAGTGTGACCGTCGACGGTCAAACCACCGGGACCATTGGCAAAGGGTTGCTGGTTTTGCTGGGGGTCGAAAAAGGAGACGATGAAGCCAAAGCGCAACGTTTGCGGGATAAAGTATTAGGGTACCGGGTGTTTGAAGACGACGCCGGAAAAATGAACCTCAATGTGCAGCAAGCTGGCGGTAGTGTGCTGGTGGTGTCGCAGTTTACTCTGGCGGCGGACACCAAGAGCGGGATGCGCCCGAGCTTTTCAGTCGGTGCTGCGCCTGCCGATGCGGAGCGTCTGTACAATTATTTTATCGAGTGCTGCAAGGCAAAGGAGATCCACACCCAAACCGGCGTGTTTGCGGCGGACATGAAAGTTGCGCTGCTCAATGACGGGCCGGTGACATTCTGGTTGCAGGTCTGA